Part of the Oscillospiraceae bacterium genome is shown below.
GGATGAGCGGCCGGCGTCGTAGTGCGCGTTCGTCAGCATTGTGCGCCGGCTCAGCCGGTCGGAGATGCGCCAGTGTCCGCCATGGGCGTGGAACGCTCCGGCGCCCTGCCCGGCGATGACAAACGGGCTGTCCGGCGTGTGCGTCAGCACCGGACGGTCCGCCAAATATACGGTCAATGCGTCGTTTTGGGCCTCCACGCGCAACATAAAAAACTCCTTACAAAAACAGATCCAACTTCGCATCCGGCGCAGCATCAAGCGTCGCATCCGGCCCTGCCCGAGGGCTGTCGTCTCATTGTATCACGGATTTTCGGCTCCCACAAGGGACCTCAAAAATTCCCTTGGTCCAGCGTGTCTCGTGTTCACAATTTCTTCTAAAACTGTTCAAAAAGACTTCTTTTTTTTGTCATGACACCGTCATAATTATCCCGTATGATGAAGCCATCAACCGGAAATGCTAACGTTTGTGGCGGACCACATGAACGCAAAGGAGCGATGATGACTGTGTACGAACAGAAGAATCCCGACCTCTTGGGCACGAGCCCGGAAGTCACGCCGGCGTCTTTTATGCCGGCACAGCCCATAGCATCCGCGTCGGTGGAGGCGGCGCCGGCAGAACCCGCGCCGATGGACGCACCGCCGGCCGACACCGCGCCGGCAGAGACGACGCCGGTCTTCACACCCACGCAGTCCGCGCCGGCGGCCGATGCCCCCGTGGGACCGTATTATCCCGCCTATCCCGCTTACCCCGCGCCCACTCCGTCTTATCCCTCATACGCTTATCCGTATGAATATGCTCCCTATGCTTTCGGGCCCGCCCCGGAGAGCTGGCGCGCCGAGGCGCCGCCCGCCTACGCGGGGCACGATGTCTGGGGATCGGCGGAGACCGTTTCTCAGGCGCCCGCCTTCTATCCGCCGCCCGCCGTCCACACGGCGCAGGACAGCGCGCCCAAAGACAGCAAGGCCAAACATGGCAAACCCAAATCGAAGACCCGTCTCTTTCCGATCGTAGCCCTGTGCCTGATCTTCACGCTGATCGGCGGCGCCGTCGGCGGCGCGCTGGGCGTGAGCCTGCTGCCCCGCCTGCAACCGTTCGAAGCATCGATGAATAATACGGGGACGGCACCGGTCGCCGCCGCGGGCAACGCGTTGGACACAGGGGGAACAAGAAACGACAGTGCGTTGCTGCCCGTCGCCTCGTCCGGCGCCTCGCTGACCACGCGGCAGATTTATGAGAAGTGCAATCCCTCCGTCGTCGCCATCGCCACCGAAACCACCGTACGCAATGTGTTTGGGCAGACGGTGACCCAACCGGCGGCCGGTTCCGGATTCATCGTCTCCGCGGACGGTCGCATCGTCACAAACAATCATGTGATCGAAAACGCCAGTTCCGTCAGTGTGACGCTGCACGACGGCAAGAGTTACAAGGCCACTGTCATGGGGCGCGATTCAGAGACGGACCTGGCCGCCCTGAAGATTGACGCCACCGGTCTCATTCCGCTCGTCTGGGGCGATTCCAAGGCGCTGAGGGTAGGCGACCCGGCCATCGCCATTGGGAATCCGCTGGGCGAACTGGCCAACACGATGACGAGCGGCATCATCAGCGCGCTGGATCGGGCCATCAACATTGACGGCACCCCTCGGAACATGCTGCAGACCGACGCCGCCATCAGCCCCGGCAACTCCGGCGGGCCGCTGATCAATGAATACGGTCAGGTGGTGGGTATTATCACCGCCAAGAGTACCGGCAGCGGCGTGGAGGGTCTCGGCTTCGCCATTCCGGCGGCCGACGCTCAGCCCATTCTCGACGAGCTCTTCAAGAACGGCCGCGTCACGGGCCGCCCCCAACTCGGCATCTCCGTACAGCGGCTCGCAGATTCTCTGGCGCAGTCCTACCGGGTAAATCCGGGCCTGTATATCATGTCTGTA
Proteins encoded:
- a CDS encoding trypsin-like peptidase domain-containing protein, producing the protein MYEQKNPDLLGTSPEVTPASFMPAQPIASASVEAAPAEPAPMDAPPADTAPAETTPVFTPTQSAPAADAPVGPYYPAYPAYPAPTPSYPSYAYPYEYAPYAFGPAPESWRAEAPPAYAGHDVWGSAETVSQAPAFYPPPAVHTAQDSAPKDSKAKHGKPKSKTRLFPIVALCLIFTLIGGAVGGALGVSLLPRLQPFEASMNNTGTAPVAAAGNALDTGGTRNDSALLPVASSGASLTTRQIYEKCNPSVVAIATETTVRNVFGQTVTQPAAGSGFIVSADGRIVTNNHVIENASSVSVTLHDGKSYKATVMGRDSETDLAALKIDATGLIPLVWGDSKALRVGDPAIAIGNPLGELANTMTSGIISALDRAINIDGTPRNMLQTDAAISPGNSGGPLINEYGQVVGIITAKSTGSGVEGLGFAIPAADAQPILDELFKNGRVTGRPQLGISVQRLADSLAQSYRVNPGLYIMSVEAGSCSDKAGLRAGDQILELGGVAVSTPDELNAQKNKYKAGATVKIKISRNGETLTLDVVFDEKTEIPNIATETQPRLPSGFFWPEDSGGL